CCCCCCCGCGCCTTCGTTCATCCCTGTGCACGGTGCACTGTCGTCTACCGCGCTCCGTTTTCACGCGAGGCGTGGAGGATAAAGAGAGAGCCGCGGAGGGCACCCTGCCACCTCCGCGGCTCTTCCGTTCCTCCGCGGCTCCGCGTAAACGCGTTTCCGGGAGCTCAGAGGACGATGTCACCGCCGGGATCGTTCGCCGGCTTCATGGCGCGCAGCTGGTCGCGCGAGCGCTGCAGCGCGGCCTCCGTCGCCGCGCGGTCGATCCGGATGCGCAGGGTGGACGCATCCACCTGCTCCTCGCGATCCACGACCAGCACGTCTCCCTCGCGCACTCCCGTCGGAAGCAGGGCGAGCGGAAGGTGCAGCAGCTTGCCGTCTGCCTCGAGTGCGGCGATGCCCTCTTCGATGGCGTCGATCGTCCAGGTGGTGCGTGCCGGCAGGGTGTTCATAGAGCGGGCATGCTGCGCGCACGTACCTCGATCCGGACCTGAACCGTGGGCAATGGCCGTCCGCCCCCATGCTGCTCCCACAGCGGAGCGGTGAGGGTCAGGATGGACTGGCCTGGGCGCTGTGCCCGCACTCCCCCGAAACCGGTGAGTACGGCGGCTCCTGGCTGCATCGCTCGATCATAGGCGGGGAGCACACCCAGGCGCCGACCGCTCGCATCGAACGCATGCACACGAAGGGAGTCGAACGAGAAACTCTGTCCGACGGCGAGCGCGAGCTCCGCGGGCTCCGCTCGCAATGAGGCGATTCGGGGCACGACCTCGGCCAGGCGCGATCCCGGGATCACATCCGGACCTTCGGATCCCGGGCGCACCTCGTGTCCAACGAGAACCTCAGTCGTCCGCCGTTCGCCGGACGAAACGGTTCCCCTCGCGCAGCCTGCACTGAATGCGGCAGCCGCCAAGAGGATCAGGAGCGTTCGAGTTAATGGCATGTGGATACCGTTCGAGGGTGGATGCACGCCGGCCGCGAAGACTCTACAGCGGCGGTGTCGACTCCGGCGGACGGCGATGCCGGGTGGCCTGCTCGAAGGCGTACCCGATCTGGATCAGCACGGGTTCGCTCCAGGCGTCGCCCAGGATCTGCAGCCCGGTGGGAAGGCTTCCCTGCACGTAGCCCATCGGCACCGAGATGGCCGGAAAGCCGGTGGGAGGCGAGAGCTGCCAGCTGTTGTTGCCGTGCGGCGTGTTGAGGTCGCCGATGAGTCGGGGCGGGTTGCTCCACGTGGGGTACACCAGCGCGTGCAGCCGCCCGGCCGAGAGCACGGCCCGCACCCCCGCGCGGAGCTTGGGCACGTTGGCGACGGCCTCGCGGCACGCCTCGTCCTCCTCCGGCGAGGTGAAGCGCTGGAACTCGCGCAGGCGCCCCGCGATGGACGGGTGGAATTTCCCCGATGCGACGATCTCGTCCAGGTTCTTCACGGGCGCACGCGGCCCGAGGCTCGCCAGGTACGCGTTGATGTCCGTCTTGAAGCGCCCGCACCAGAGCGAGCCGGAGATGGTGTCCAGCTCCGGGATCTGCACGTCCACCACTTCCGCGCCCGCGCTCCGCATCACCCGCAGCGCCTCCTCGAAGCGCGCGAGCACCGCGGTGTCGGTGGCCGGGGTATTCGACAGCTGGCGCACCACCCCGATCCGCTTGCCGCGAAGGCCGTCGGCGCGGAGGTGCGCGGCGTACCCCTCACGCGGCAGGCGTCCCCGGCTCTCGGCGGTGACCGGGTCCGCGGGGTCATGACCGGCGATGACGTCCAGCACGCGCACCGCGTCGGCCACGGTGCGCGCCATGGGACCGCCCACGTCGCGGTCCAGGTACAGCGGCACGATCCCGTCGCGGCTGGTCAGCCCCATGGTGGAGCGGATGCCCACCAGCGCCGCGTGCGAGGCCGGTCCGCGGATGGAGTTGCCGGTGTCGGTGCCGAGCCCCACCACGCCCAGGCTCGCCGCCACCGCCGCCGCCGTGCCGCCGCTGGACCCGGCCGTACCGCGGGTGAGGTCATACGGGTTGCGGGTGTAGCCGGGGAGCATGGACCCCACGGTCTCGTACGGCGTGAAGGCGAACTCGGCCATGTTGCTCTTGGCCAGGACGATGGCCCCCGCCTCCCGCAGGCGGCGCACCTGGAACGCGTCGTCCGGGGGAACGGAGCCGGCCAGCGCGAGCGAGCCC
The sequence above is a segment of the Longimicrobium sp. genome. Coding sequences within it:
- a CDS encoding DUF3006 family protein — its product is MNTLPARTTWTIDAIEEGIAALEADGKLLHLPLALLPTGVREGDVLVVDREEQVDASTLRIRIDRAATEAALQRSRDQLRAMKPANDPGGDIVL
- a CDS encoding amidase family protein, coding for MRSLLLGWLASLAIALPLAAGSAASAEAQAPRFEVREAGIEDIHRAFRDGRLTARALVEAHLARIDAYDRRGPYLNSLITVNPDALAVADSLDRQFRRTGRFMGPLHGIPVIVKDNYDTRDLPTTAGSLALAGSVPPDDAFQVRRLREAGAIVLAKSNMAEFAFTPYETVGSMLPGYTRNPYDLTRGTAGSSGGTAAAVAASLGVVGLGTDTGNSIRGPASHAALVGIRSTMGLTSRDGIVPLYLDRDVGGPMARTVADAVRVLDVIAGHDPADPVTAESRGRLPREGYAAHLRADGLRGKRIGVVRQLSNTPATDTAVLARFEEALRVMRSAGAEVVDVQIPELDTISGSLWCGRFKTDINAYLASLGPRAPVKNLDEIVASGKFHPSIAGRLREFQRFTSPEEDEACREAVANVPKLRAGVRAVLSAGRLHALVYPTWSNPPRLIGDLNTPHGNNSWQLSPPTGFPAISVPMGYVQGSLPTGLQILGDAWSEPVLIQIGYAFEQATRHRRPPESTPPL